The following DNA comes from Halorhabdus tiamatea SARL4B.
TGAGCGACGCAGACCTCCAGGGCCACCAAGAACTGAAGCAATTGCTATTCAAACGCGCCCGGCTGATCGGGACCGCGGCAAACAAACTCGAACGCTTGGAATCGCTCTTGAGTCAGACAGAACAGGTGAAACATACACTGGTTTACTGTGGGGACGGCTCTGTTGATGACTCAGTCAGTGGTGAAACGAAGCGGCACGTCGATGCGACTGTCACCCGTCTCCGTGACAATCTCGATATAAACGCGCACCGGTTCACCGCCCGTGAAAACCAGGCAACGAGAGAGGAACTCCTCACTGAATTTGAGCGTGGCGATCTCGACGCCCTCGTTGCTATTAGGTGTCTTGACGAAGGGATCGACGTCCCCGCCACGCAAACGGCCTACATTCTTGCGAGTTCCTCAAACCCGCGCCAATTCGTGCAACGCCGGGGACGGATCCTTCGCACACATCCTGGCAAAGAGTATGCTGTTATTCACGATTTTATCACGATCCCCCAAACGGAGATCGATCCCACACTGCTTGATGATGATCAGTTCAATGCTGAGCGGAATTTGCTTCGCAAGGAGCTCGAGCGAGTCGCGACGTTCGCTGGCGCGGCACGAAACCATCCGGATGCCGATATTCAGGGGATTCCATCCAGTAGCGGTCCGTTTTCGCTACAAGAACTAAAGCGTCAATACAATCTATTACAAATGTGAATGTTTCCTAGAAGTGTACGTGTTTACCCCGAGGTCTCGACAGCCGGCACAGCGTGAGCCCGTGAGATCATTTCATTGTTGCTGACGACTCGACGAAGCTCTTCGTATGGATTGCGTCCCTGCTGGCGCCACGTCGCCAGCAGGGACAAGACCGTCTCGTGAACGAACATTCCTCGTTCATTACGGAGCGTTCCGATGATTTTCCGGAGAACTACTGGCTCCCGAAGCGCGTTCTCTGCGGCATTGTTTGTCGGAGAGACCGCTGGCTCACCGACGAAGGTGAGCCAGTGGTCGAGACCTCCTTCGATCTTCCCGAGCAGTGTTGCCACTGGTCCGTCGGGTACTGACCGGTCAATCAGCGATTCAAGCTCTCTTCGCGCCACACGCTGGAGGTTTGCTCTCTCACGAGGACTTGGGTCGCTCTCCAGCCGGGCCTGGAGAGCGACGTATACCTGTCTGAGAGCCTGGTAGATCGGTTCACCTTCCGCCTGCTTTTCCGCGGCGTCTTCAGCCTCTCGAAGAATGTGCGCCCAGCACCGCTGGAGGTTGCTGCTGAAAGCTGGGTACGCCGTCCACCCGTCACAGACCACCGTTCCCGCGAAGTCCTCGCCGAGGACTTCCGCGGGAACATCACTTCCACGACTCTCCCTGACCGCGTACAACGTATGTTGGACGGTCTGAAACGTCCAAATCCATGCCTGTTCACCGTCGCGTTTGATGCCTGTCTCGTCGATGTGAACCACGTCAGCATCCAGAATCTCTTGACGGATCTGCTCGTACTCACAGCGACCGGCGCGTGCAGCGCGCTCGGTCGCGTGCCACGCGGATGCACCCGAGAGTTCGAGTCCGTGTAGTTGCTCGAAGCGATCAGCGATCTTCCGGTAAGGAAGGCGGTGATCGTACCGTGACAGAGCTGATTGAGCGATGACGTTCACCCCGAACTGCCCCTCATCGGGGCAGTCGGGGTGAGCCGCAACTGTCTCTGTTCCACAGGAATCGCACTGGTAGTAGTGGCGGTTGTACCGGGTGATCTCTGGGGGCTGCGGATCAGGGATCTCCTCGACGAGTCGGGGGCTGACGCCCACCGACTCGTCGAAGTGGTCGCCACACTCGGGACAACGGTCACAGGTGACTTCGATTTCTTCGTCGGGATCAGCTGTAGAACGCCACTCCGGATCGTGACCGTCTTTCCGACCGGGAGTGCCACCGTCAGTTCGGAGATCGTCGTCTTCGTCATCTTGCGAGGTCGGGGACTCGTCGGTCCCCGACCGTCGCTTGCTGGGTGGAGTGTGCGGATTCTCGTATTTGCGAAGACGTGTTTCGAGTTCTTCGATCCGCTCGTCTTTCTCTTGTAACTTCTCTCGAAGCTGTGCGTTCTCTTGTTCAACCTCTTCGACTCGTTGTTCAAGTTGTAAAAACCGGGAGAACAACTCCTCTTTGGTGAGATTATCTCTGTTCAAAGATCCCACCTTCCAGTACAGACAGCAGAGGCAACGGGATGGGCTCCACGACGGAGCCCATCCCTGAGGATCATCACGAACCTCTGCTGCCAGTTCATACAGCCCAACTTATGCGCCTCCTATGAGACAGCATCGAAATCAGTTCGGGCTAAACACATACCTAGAAGTTTATTCAGGCTGGTGGTAAAAGGGTTAGATATGGACGACTCGGTTAATGTTGATGATGAGACTCTAGAGGTGGTGCGGGAACGCGTTTTGGAGGCAGAAAAAGACCAGCTCCATCTACGAAAGGCACAAGGGATCATTCCCGACATTAAGCAGATTATTGAAGAAGAAGTCCAGTAATGAAACTCAAGACACTCACTTTCGAGAACTTTCGACAGTTCCGTGAGGGACAAATTGAGTTCTCGACCGAAGCCGACAACAACGTAACGGCCATCCACGGCCAAAACGGTGCTGGGAAATCGACAATACTCAATGCTTTTACCTGGGCTTTGTATGACGAAGTCAACTTCGACACTGGTCATGACCATCTAGTGAACCAAGGGGCGATGGCTGAAGCTGAGACGGGTGAAACAATCCGTGTCGCGGTCACGCTCGAGTTCGAACACGATGGCCAGGACTACGAAGCGATCCGGTGGGCACAGTACCAGAAGGAGAACAGTGCGGACCTTCGGGGCAGCCGTATGGATTCGGGGGTAGATGTGACCTGCTGGGACAGCTCTGGGGTACGATCGACGCCAAGTAACCCTGAAAACCGGCTTCGCCAGATCCTCCCTGAGCGACTCAGCAATCTCTTCTTTTTCGATGGTGAGGATATCGATGAGCTCGCTGGGATCGACAATCAGGAACAAATCAAAGAGTCGATCCAGAATATCATGGGCCTCACAATCTTGGAGCGGTCAATCCGCCATCTGGAGGATGTCGAAAGCCGCTTCGAGTCGGAAATGCAGGAATACGGCAGCGACGAGCTATCCGATTTAATCGATCGGAAACAGGAGCTCAAACAAAAAACCGAGGACAAAGAGCAAAAGCAGTCTGACACGCAGCAGATCATCAAAAAGCTCGACGGCGAGATTCGAACCATCGAACAAAAATTATCCAAGTTAGAGGAGACGGCAGCGCTACAAGAGCAGCGTCAGGAATACGAATCCAAGAAGGAAGATCGAGAAGCAGAAATCGAAGAGATCAATGACAAAATTCGGTCGAAGATCTCTGACTCTGGATTTCTAACCTTCGCAATGCCTGCGATTCAAGATACAGCGCAGGACATCGATGAGCTCAGAGAGAAAGGGCTCATCCCGTCAGAACTCAGCAACCGGTTCGTCGACGACCTGCTTGATCGGGGCGAGTGTATCTGCGGGAGGCCGTTGCAACCGAATACTGACCCATACAGTGCCGTCGATTCCTGGAAATCGGAGATGAGTAATGAAGGAGTCGATCAGGCGGCTCTGCGGCTTATCGCGCATCTTGACCAGATTTCGGAGCAGCGGTCGACGTTCTTCGAGGAGATCGAATCTCTCGTCGATAAGCGAAAGGAAGTCCAGAAGGACGTCGACCAACTCACAGAGAAAATTGACGAAATCGGTCGCGAACTGGAGGAGATGGACGCACCAACCGGTCGGGACCAAGAAACGCCCCAAGAACTTGAACAAGCTCGTAAAGAGAAAGAACAAGAGCAGCAGGCGGCGCGTCACGAGGCGGCGAAATTGGAACAGCAAATCGAGGATATTCAGGAGAAAAAAGAAGAAGTCGAGAGCGAGATCGACGAGGCACGGGAGAAACAGAGTCAGGCCCAGACTGCGCGCCGGCGATGGAAGGCAGCGCAGCTCATCCGGAAGGAACTCGAAGCGTCATTCGAACAATTACAAGATAAGGTTCGCGAATGGGCCGATCAGTTGATTGACGAGACTTTCACTTCGATCGCGGCACACAAAGACCTCGAAGCTGAAATTACCGACGAATTCCACCTCAAAATCTGGAAGGAAGTGGGGAATCAGACGATCGAACTTGAGAAATCAACCGGTGAGCGCCAGATCGCCAGTCTCGCCTTTATCGGCAGTCTCGTCAGCATCGCAAAGCAGCGCTATGAATCCGACACCGATTCACCCTATTTCACTGGTGGTATCTACCCGATTGTGATGGACTCCCCGTTCGGAGCACTCGACAAAGATCACCGTCGCCATGTCGGGCAAATCATCCCGGAGTTGGGAGAGCAAGTTATTGTACTCGTGACCGACTCACAGTGGGACGGGCCAGTTGCTGAAGAGATGGAACGGATTGCAGGTGCACAGTACCAGCTGGACTTTAATCCTGGCGATGGGACCAAGACGTATCCCGAAACCGAGATCGTTAACGAGCAAGCTGCCACAGCTACAGGAGAGTGAGTATGACGAACGCTACCGAAGTCAGAGAGACCTACGAGAAGAAACCAGTCTACGAAC
Coding sequences within:
- a CDS encoding AAA family ATPase: MKLKTLTFENFRQFREGQIEFSTEADNNVTAIHGQNGAGKSTILNAFTWALYDEVNFDTGHDHLVNQGAMAEAETGETIRVAVTLEFEHDGQDYEAIRWAQYQKENSADLRGSRMDSGVDVTCWDSSGVRSTPSNPENRLRQILPERLSNLFFFDGEDIDELAGIDNQEQIKESIQNIMGLTILERSIRHLEDVESRFESEMQEYGSDELSDLIDRKQELKQKTEDKEQKQSDTQQIIKKLDGEIRTIEQKLSKLEETAALQEQRQEYESKKEDREAEIEEINDKIRSKISDSGFLTFAMPAIQDTAQDIDELREKGLIPSELSNRFVDDLLDRGECICGRPLQPNTDPYSAVDSWKSEMSNEGVDQAALRLIAHLDQISEQRSTFFEEIESLVDKRKEVQKDVDQLTEKIDEIGRELEEMDAPTGRDQETPQELEQARKEKEQEQQAARHEAAKLEQQIEDIQEKKEEVESEIDEAREKQSQAQTARRRWKAAQLIRKELEASFEQLQDKVREWADQLIDETFTSIAAHKDLEAEITDEFHLKIWKEVGNQTIELEKSTGERQIASLAFIGSLVSIAKQRYESDTDSPYFTGGIYPIVMDSPFGALDKDHRRHVGQIIPELGEQVIVLVTDSQWDGPVAEEMERIAGAQYQLDFNPGDGTKTYPETEIVNEQAATATGE
- the tnpC gene encoding IS66 family transposase — its product is MGSLNRDNLTKEELFSRFLQLEQRVEEVEQENAQLREKLQEKDERIEELETRLRKYENPHTPPSKRRSGTDESPTSQDDEDDDLRTDGGTPGRKDGHDPEWRSTADPDEEIEVTCDRCPECGDHFDESVGVSPRLVEEIPDPQPPEITRYNRHYYQCDSCGTETVAAHPDCPDEGQFGVNVIAQSALSRYDHRLPYRKIADRFEQLHGLELSGASAWHATERAARAGRCEYEQIRQEILDADVVHIDETGIKRDGEQAWIWTFQTVQHTLYAVRESRGSDVPAEVLGEDFAGTVVCDGWTAYPAFSSNLQRCWAHILREAEDAAEKQAEGEPIYQALRQVYVALQARLESDPSPRERANLQRVARRELESLIDRSVPDGPVATLLGKIEGGLDHWLTFVGEPAVSPTNNAAENALREPVVLRKIIGTLRNERGMFVHETVLSLLATWRQQGRNPYEELRRVVSNNEMISRAHAVPAVETSG